The following are encoded in a window of Bacillus xiapuensis genomic DNA:
- the pheT gene encoding phenylalanine--tRNA ligase subunit beta: MFVSYKWLSEYVDLGGMSAKELAEKITRSGIEVEEVKHLGEGIKNVVVGHVLEREPHPNADKLNKCLVDVGDEAPVQIICGAKNVDKGQKVAVAKVGAVLPGNFKIKKAKLRGEESHGMICSLQELGFESKIVAKEHAEGIFVFPNDVAPGEDALQQLNLDDKVLELGLTPNRSDCLSMLGVAYEVAAILGTNVKIPDIELNEGNEKTEDHIQVRIEAKEDNPVYMARIVKNVKIGPSPLWMQTRLMAAGIRPHNNVVDITNYILLEYGQPLHAFDYDRLGSKEIIVRRAREGETITTLDEVQRTLSADHLVITNGEEPVAIAGVMGGANSEVQADTTTVLIESAYFNGQRVRQASKDHGLRSEASARFEKGVDPNRVQVAADRCAQLMAEYAGGEVLSGLAVTGEMAAEAKTVTITLGRLNRNLGTKLERTEVEEIFRRLQFEVQTADDAFTVTVPTRRGDITIPEDLVEEVARLYGYDHLPTTIPSGETKPGKLTDYQLKRRVARRCLEGAGLHQAITYSLTSQAKATQYALDAREPIALAMPMSEEHAFLRQSLVPQLLDVISYNNARQIDSVALYEIGSVFLKEAYKELPAEEEHAAGAITGLWEEHLWQGEKKAVDFFVVKGVLEGLFARFGLENRIVFKKAEVAGMHPGRTAGIELDGQWIGFVGQVHPQQAKDLDIKETYVFELKLHLLLQADKEAIAYEPIPRFPSITRDIALAVNRDVEAGALQDVIQRAGGKLLKDVHVFDLYEGEHVETGKKSIAFSLTYFDPGKTLTDEEVVKVHNKVLEALKEETGAELRS; encoded by the coding sequence ATGTTCGTTTCATATAAATGGCTGAGCGAGTACGTTGATCTTGGCGGAATGTCAGCGAAAGAATTGGCGGAGAAAATAACCCGCAGCGGAATTGAAGTAGAGGAAGTTAAACACCTGGGCGAAGGCATAAAAAATGTCGTCGTCGGCCATGTGTTGGAGCGTGAACCGCATCCGAATGCCGATAAGCTAAATAAATGCTTAGTAGATGTGGGCGATGAGGCGCCTGTCCAAATTATTTGTGGCGCTAAAAATGTTGATAAAGGGCAGAAGGTAGCTGTGGCCAAAGTAGGCGCCGTGCTTCCGGGCAATTTTAAAATCAAAAAAGCGAAGCTGCGCGGAGAAGAATCTCACGGCATGATCTGCTCGCTTCAGGAACTAGGCTTTGAAAGCAAAATAGTGGCTAAAGAACATGCAGAAGGAATCTTTGTGTTTCCGAATGATGTTGCCCCCGGCGAGGATGCACTTCAGCAATTAAACTTGGATGACAAAGTATTGGAGCTCGGTTTAACTCCCAACCGTTCCGACTGTTTAAGCATGCTGGGCGTGGCTTATGAAGTGGCGGCGATTCTTGGCACGAACGTCAAGATCCCCGACATTGAACTAAATGAAGGAAATGAAAAGACAGAGGACCATATTCAAGTCCGCATCGAAGCGAAAGAAGATAACCCGGTATATATGGCCCGCATCGTGAAGAATGTCAAGATTGGCCCGTCTCCGCTTTGGATGCAAACCCGATTGATGGCAGCCGGTATCCGCCCGCACAACAATGTAGTCGATATTACTAATTATATTTTATTAGAATACGGACAGCCGCTTCATGCATTTGATTACGATCGTCTGGGCTCGAAGGAAATCATCGTGCGCCGCGCCCGTGAAGGGGAAACCATCACCACTCTTGATGAAGTACAGCGAACATTGTCAGCCGATCATTTAGTGATTACTAATGGTGAGGAGCCAGTAGCGATCGCTGGTGTGATGGGAGGAGCAAACTCCGAGGTGCAAGCCGATACAACGACCGTATTGATTGAATCTGCCTACTTCAACGGCCAGCGTGTCCGCCAGGCGTCTAAAGATCACGGACTTCGTTCAGAAGCGAGCGCGCGCTTTGAAAAGGGAGTGGATCCTAATCGCGTGCAAGTAGCTGCTGACCGCTGCGCACAATTAATGGCTGAGTATGCAGGGGGAGAGGTGCTGTCCGGTCTTGCCGTCACTGGTGAAATGGCGGCAGAAGCGAAAACGGTGACGATCACATTAGGACGGTTAAACCGCAATCTTGGCACGAAGCTGGAACGGACGGAAGTGGAAGAGATTTTCCGCCGTTTGCAATTTGAGGTGCAAACAGCGGATGATGCCTTCACTGTTACCGTTCCGACACGCCGCGGCGATATTACTATTCCCGAAGATTTGGTCGAGGAAGTTGCACGGCTCTACGGCTATGATCATTTGCCGACAACGATTCCTTCTGGGGAAACAAAGCCGGGCAAACTCACGGATTACCAGTTAAAACGCCGCGTGGCTCGCCGCTGCTTAGAAGGAGCCGGCTTACATCAGGCAATCACTTATTCATTGACGAGCCAGGCGAAAGCCACACAATACGCGTTAGATGCCCGTGAGCCGATTGCACTGGCGATGCCGATGAGCGAGGAGCACGCTTTCTTGCGTCAAAGCCTCGTGCCGCAGTTGCTGGATGTCATTTCCTACAATAACGCCCGCCAAATCGATTCAGTGGCCCTTTATGAAATCGGTTCTGTTTTCTTAAAAGAAGCATACAAAGAGCTTCCGGCCGAGGAAGAGCATGCAGCAGGAGCCATCACAGGACTTTGGGAAGAGCATCTGTGGCAGGGAGAAAAGAAAGCCGTCGACTTTTTCGTAGTGAAAGGTGTATTAGAAGGGTTATTTGCCCGCTTTGGCTTGGAAAACCGCATCGTTTTTAAAAAAGCAGAGGTTGCGGGCATGCATCCGGGCCGCACGGCTGGCATTGAACTCGATGGCCAATGGATCGGTTTTGTCGGTCAAGTTCATCCGCAGCAGGCGAAAGACTTGGATATTAAGGAAACGTATGTGTTTGAATTAAAACTGCATTTGCTGCTTCAAGCGGATAAGGAAGCGATCGCCTACGAGCCGATTCCGCGCTTTCCATCTATCACCCGTGATATTGCCCTCGCAGTGAATCGTGATGTCGAAGCAGGCGCGCTCCAAGATGTCATTCAAAGAGCGGGCGGCAAGCTGCTGAAGGATGTGCATGTATTTGATTTGT
- the pheS gene encoding phenylalanine--tRNA ligase subunit alpha produces MEQQLKQLQTEALAEIAAAEELKQLNDIRVAYLGKKGPVTEVLKGMGKLSAEERPKMGALANEVRSAIKTAIETKQETLEQKAIQEQLEKETIDITLPGRPVRTGNHHPLTRVVEEIEDLFIGMGYAIAEGPEVEKDYYNFEALNLPKGHPARDMQDSFYITEDILMRTHTSPVQARTMENNKEKGPVKIICPGKVFRRDNDDATHSHQFMQIEGLAVDENISMGDLKGTLEVFVKKMFGEDREIRLRPSFFPFTEPSVEVDVSCMCGGKGCSICKGTGWIEILGAGMVHPNVLEMAGYDSKKYTGFAFGIGAERIAMLKYGIDDIRLFYTNDLRFLKQFSIHE; encoded by the coding sequence GTGGAGCAGCAATTAAAACAATTACAAACAGAAGCGCTGGCGGAAATTGCCGCAGCCGAAGAATTGAAGCAGCTGAACGACATTCGTGTCGCTTATCTTGGAAAGAAAGGCCCTGTTACCGAAGTGCTGAAGGGCATGGGCAAATTATCGGCGGAGGAACGTCCGAAAATGGGGGCGCTTGCCAATGAAGTGCGCAGCGCCATCAAGACCGCTATCGAAACGAAGCAAGAGACGCTTGAACAGAAGGCGATTCAAGAACAATTAGAAAAAGAAACCATCGACATTACGCTCCCGGGCCGCCCGGTCAGAACGGGCAATCATCATCCGCTGACGCGAGTTGTGGAAGAGATTGAAGATTTATTTATCGGCATGGGTTATGCCATTGCAGAAGGCCCGGAAGTGGAAAAGGATTATTATAACTTTGAAGCGCTCAATTTGCCGAAAGGCCATCCGGCTCGTGATATGCAGGATTCCTTTTATATTACAGAAGATATTTTAATGCGCACGCATACTTCTCCCGTCCAAGCGCGGACGATGGAGAACAATAAAGAAAAAGGCCCTGTGAAAATTATTTGTCCCGGAAAAGTATTCCGGCGCGATAATGATGACGCCACCCACTCTCATCAATTTATGCAAATTGAGGGATTAGCCGTCGATGAAAACATCAGCATGGGCGATTTAAAAGGAACGCTTGAGGTATTTGTGAAGAAGATGTTTGGCGAAGACCGCGAAATTCGCCTGCGTCCAAGCTTCTTTCCATTTACCGAGCCATCGGTTGAAGTCGATGTCAGCTGCATGTGCGGCGGCAAAGGCTGCAGCATTTGCAAGGGCACTGGCTGGATCGAGATATTAGGAGCTGGCATGGTGCACCCGAACGTTCTGGAAATGGCTGGGTATGATTCAAAGAAATATACGGGATTTGCTTTCGGAATCGGAGCGGAGCGGATTGCCATGCTGAAATACGGCATCGATGATATCCGTCTTTTCTATACAAATGATCTGCGCTTTTTAAAACAATTTTCAATCCATGAATAA